From a region of the Aeoliella mucimassa genome:
- a CDS encoding DnaA/Hda family protein, translated as MPRARLTARDESSSALSMQGFVAGEENRLLVAVLQAWCAVLEHDSARTRRETWSRLTSPLVLVGSTGCGKTHLAAGLADLAGDEQACFAVANDLRRDFADAIEANQARAWHDRLVAVPLLIIDDLDHLPIRGSFQQELLHLLQDREALGQKLIVTSSRPIAHLDQWLPDLANWFASGLTIEISPLGTQTRRELFEQLAATNLWQLTDSALDLLVEQTPPEPRELFRLAADMLRQFGPGARFEADTLAHFLNKRKESHAPSLRDIVRLVARYHEIPLKQLTSASRRAAVVSARATAIYLARTLTSSSYEQIGQILGGRDHTTIMHNFRKVEKSLPNEAALRAAIDDLTRLLRK; from the coding sequence AGAAAACCGCCTGTTGGTGGCCGTTCTGCAAGCCTGGTGTGCGGTGCTCGAGCACGATTCGGCGCGCACCCGCCGCGAAACGTGGTCGCGGCTCACTAGCCCGCTGGTGCTGGTAGGCTCGACCGGCTGCGGCAAAACTCATTTGGCGGCCGGACTGGCCGACTTGGCGGGCGACGAGCAAGCCTGCTTCGCGGTGGCCAACGACCTGCGTCGCGACTTTGCCGACGCCATCGAAGCCAACCAGGCCCGCGCCTGGCACGATCGCCTGGTTGCGGTGCCGCTGTTGATAATCGACGACCTCGATCATTTGCCGATTCGTGGCAGTTTTCAGCAGGAATTGCTGCATTTACTACAAGATCGCGAAGCGCTCGGCCAGAAGCTCATTGTGACTTCGTCGCGCCCCATTGCCCACCTCGATCAATGGTTGCCCGACCTGGCGAACTGGTTTGCCAGCGGTTTGACGATCGAAATCTCGCCGCTCGGCACGCAAACCCGCCGCGAGCTGTTCGAGCAACTGGCCGCGACCAACCTGTGGCAACTCACCGATTCGGCCCTCGACCTGCTGGTGGAGCAAACCCCGCCAGAACCGCGCGAGCTGTTCCGTCTGGCGGCCGATATGCTTCGCCAGTTTGGCCCCGGCGCCCGCTTCGAGGCCGACACGCTGGCCCACTTCCTGAACAAACGCAAAGAGTCGCACGCCCCGTCGCTCCGCGATATCGTCCGCCTGGTGGCCCGGTATCACGAGATCCCGCTGAAGCAGCTCACCAGTGCTTCGCGCCGCGCGGCGGTCGTGTCGGCCCGCGCCACTGCGATTTACCTAGCCCGTACACTCACCTCCAGTAGTTATGAGCAAATTGGGCAAATACTTGGTGGGCGCGACCACACGACGATCATGCACAACTTCCGAAAAGTCGAGAAATCCCTGCCAAACGAAGCAGCACTTCGCGCGGCGATCGACGACCTGACCCGACTACTGAGAAAATAG
- the dnaN gene encoding DNA polymerase III subunit beta, whose protein sequence is MKIVANREKLLHAFQTVAPVAPTRSPKAILQNIKLDVAADACTLMATDLEVGIRFAVEGIEVEQPGTVLLRTDKLVSILRESSDETIEIEADGKHTTVKGSRSKFNLPVANPSEYPPVPSFDESSCYEVPARLLKELIRRTLFATDNESSRYALGGIKLESDGETLIAIGTDGRRLSKMEGPINKVGDPMEFGEATIVPAGSMRLIERTVNDDDAEVQIAVRQNEVLVKTPRATIYTRLLEGRFPGWRDVFPTRSESAKIELSVGPFGAAVRQAAIVTSDESRGVDFSFGNGTLVLAGKTADIGQSHVELPISYDGDDITIALDPRYMLDFLKVLDAEKTFTLDLENGDAAAVCSTDDGYGYVVMPLARDR, encoded by the coding sequence ATGAAGATTGTTGCCAATCGAGAGAAGCTGCTTCACGCATTTCAGACCGTCGCCCCGGTAGCTCCTACTCGTAGCCCCAAGGCAATCCTGCAAAACATCAAGCTCGATGTGGCGGCCGACGCCTGCACGCTGATGGCAACCGACCTCGAAGTAGGGATTCGTTTTGCTGTCGAAGGCATTGAAGTCGAGCAGCCAGGTACCGTGCTGCTGCGGACCGATAAGCTGGTATCCATCCTCCGCGAGTCGAGCGACGAGACGATCGAGATCGAAGCCGATGGCAAGCACACCACGGTGAAAGGCTCGCGCAGTAAGTTCAACCTGCCAGTGGCGAATCCCAGCGAGTACCCGCCGGTGCCGAGCTTCGACGAATCGTCGTGCTACGAAGTTCCCGCGCGGCTGCTCAAGGAACTGATTCGCCGCACGCTGTTCGCGACCGACAACGAGAGCAGTCGCTACGCGTTGGGCGGCATCAAGCTCGAAAGCGATGGCGAAACGCTCATCGCCATTGGTACCGATGGTCGCCGACTGTCGAAGATGGAAGGCCCGATCAACAAAGTGGGCGACCCCATGGAGTTCGGCGAAGCGACCATCGTGCCGGCTGGTTCGATGCGATTGATCGAGCGAACCGTCAACGACGATGATGCCGAAGTGCAAATCGCGGTGCGACAGAACGAAGTGCTGGTGAAGACCCCACGGGCGACCATCTACACGCGGTTACTCGAAGGGCGTTTTCCTGGCTGGCGCGATGTGTTCCCGACTCGCAGCGAGTCGGCCAAGATCGAACTCTCGGTCGGCCCGTTCGGCGCGGCAGTTCGTCAGGCTGCCATTGTCACGAGCGACGAAAGCCGCGGTGTTGATTTCTCCTTTGGCAACGGCACTTTGGTGCTGGCCGGTAAGACAGCCGACATCGGCCAGTCGCACGTGGAACTCCCCATCAGCTACGACGGCGACGACATCACGATTGCCCTCGATCCACGCTATATGCTCGACTTCCTCAAAGTGCTCGACGCCGAGAAGACGTTTACGCTCGATCTCGAAAATGGCGATGCCGCAGCGGTCTGCAGCACCGACGATGGCTACGGCTACGTGGTGATGCCGCTCGCCCGCGATCGGTAA
- a CDS encoding DciA family protein — protein MSHRNPKREMQDETTEKLDYLMRRADWQRKRFYAREPQALGKVLAQVVIQNRYACNDANVALVEAWERVVGNQFAKRSRPTGIKRGKFEVTVAHSAIAQELSFDQIRIVKQLQQAIPEAKITGLRFRVGPIG, from the coding sequence TTGAGTCACAGAAACCCCAAACGCGAAATGCAAGACGAAACCACGGAAAAACTCGACTACCTGATGCGTCGCGCCGACTGGCAACGCAAGCGGTTTTATGCGCGCGAGCCGCAAGCACTCGGCAAGGTGCTCGCGCAAGTGGTGATTCAAAACCGCTACGCTTGCAACGATGCAAACGTAGCGCTGGTGGAAGCATGGGAGCGGGTGGTCGGCAACCAGTTTGCCAAGCGAAGTCGACCGACCGGAATCAAACGAGGCAAGTTCGAAGTAACCGTTGCCCACTCGGCGATAGCCCAGGAACTGAGCTTCGATCAGATCCGCATTGTCAAACAACTGCAACAAGCGATACCCGAAGCCAAGATCACCGGCTTGCGATTCCGTGTGGGGCCGATCGGCTAG
- a CDS encoding DNA gyrase subunit B codes for MADENEAYGLTPEEEAQPDGAIKRSLANSEYNAEDLEHLSDLEHVRERPSMYIGDTTARGLHHLVYEVVDNSIDEAMAGYANEVQVIINGDGSVTVEDDGRGIPVERHAQLSELMDREVSTLEGVMTVLKFGGKFSKGAYQTSGGLHGVGVTVVNFLSEWSEVDVSRDGHVHHQEYERGVPKGPVRRVGATKKRGTRTTFKPDPQIFQTTKYNYSTLLKRLQELAFLNQGVRITITDARTGETESFQYEDGIRQFVEHLNRASEAVHPDVLYVSGELEGVTVEIALQYSSEFTENVHSYVNNINTTEGGTHMSGFRSALTRCLNNYGKNAGMFKDLVPSGDDVREGLTAVISCRVPHPQFEGQTKTKLGNGEVEGIVNSIFGEFLSKYFEENPKTAKTIVNKAITAVEAREAARKAKALLRERKGALSGGGLPGKLRDCSSKDVDKCELFLVEGDSAGGSAEGGRMREYQAILPLRGKIINAYKSREDKVLASEEIRNMISAVGIGIGAEQDVTKRRYGRVVIMTDADVDGSHIRTLLLTFFYRQMYDLVARGHVYVAQPPLFRVRKGKKTTYVQTEEEMKTQLLDLGLGDSVFDPGDGRMIDGENMSKLVRTLAALEDAILALERRGIGLKLHAVRQDPVSGKLPVFHVLLGSAEHWFKDRDELDEFVKQQEESTEGELVIDSGTAGLQIDNNENGEASESPEVPVTRLRIIELHEVRTINTLLGDLREMGFEIDALIPQERTGEEGSRYTLRRGDNETGLEDLRGLPGAIRSAGEKGLQITRFKGLGEMNAEELRETTLDPGNRTLMQVRMEDAGAADDLFRVLMGDQVEPRREFIQKHALDVRNLDV; via the coding sequence ATGGCAGACGAAAACGAAGCGTACGGATTGACTCCCGAAGAAGAGGCTCAGCCGGACGGGGCGATTAAGCGTAGCCTGGCCAACAGCGAATACAACGCAGAAGACCTGGAACACTTAAGCGACCTGGAGCACGTTCGCGAACGCCCCAGTATGTACATCGGCGATACCACCGCGCGTGGTTTGCATCACCTGGTGTACGAAGTGGTCGATAACTCCATCGACGAAGCGATGGCCGGCTACGCCAATGAAGTGCAGGTAATCATCAACGGCGATGGATCGGTAACCGTTGAAGACGACGGCCGTGGCATCCCAGTGGAGCGCCATGCTCAGCTCTCCGAGTTGATGGATCGCGAAGTCTCCACGCTCGAAGGCGTGATGACCGTGCTGAAGTTCGGTGGTAAGTTCTCCAAAGGTGCTTATCAGACCTCCGGTGGTTTGCACGGCGTCGGTGTGACCGTGGTGAACTTTCTGAGCGAATGGTCGGAAGTCGATGTCTCGCGCGACGGGCACGTGCATCATCAGGAGTACGAACGAGGGGTGCCGAAGGGCCCGGTTCGCCGAGTGGGAGCTACCAAGAAACGAGGCACACGCACCACGTTTAAACCCGATCCGCAGATTTTTCAAACGACCAAGTACAACTACTCGACGTTGCTCAAGCGGTTGCAGGAACTGGCCTTCCTGAACCAAGGCGTGCGCATCACGATTACCGACGCCCGCACCGGCGAAACGGAGTCGTTCCAGTACGAAGATGGTATCCGCCAGTTCGTGGAGCATCTGAACCGGGCAAGCGAAGCGGTGCATCCCGATGTGCTCTATGTTTCGGGCGAATTGGAAGGGGTGACGGTCGAGATTGCACTGCAATACTCCAGCGAATTCACCGAAAACGTCCACTCGTACGTCAACAACATCAACACCACCGAAGGTGGTACTCACATGTCGGGCTTCCGCTCGGCACTCACGCGTTGCTTGAACAACTACGGTAAAAACGCTGGTATGTTCAAGGATCTGGTTCCCTCGGGCGACGACGTACGCGAAGGTCTTACCGCGGTGATTAGCTGCCGGGTGCCACATCCGCAGTTCGAAGGCCAAACCAAAACCAAACTCGGCAACGGCGAAGTCGAAGGCATCGTCAACTCGATCTTCGGCGAGTTCCTTTCCAAGTATTTTGAGGAGAATCCCAAAACAGCAAAGACGATTGTTAATAAAGCAATCACCGCGGTCGAAGCCCGCGAAGCGGCCCGCAAAGCCAAGGCGTTGCTCCGCGAGCGCAAGGGTGCCCTCTCTGGCGGTGGTTTGCCGGGCAAGCTTCGCGACTGTTCGAGCAAGGATGTCGATAAGTGCGAACTGTTCCTTGTGGAAGGTGATTCGGCCGGTGGATCGGCCGAAGGTGGTCGCATGCGGGAGTACCAGGCGATTCTTCCCTTGCGGGGTAAGATTATCAACGCGTACAAAAGCCGCGAAGATAAAGTGCTGGCGAGCGAAGAAATTCGCAACATGATTTCCGCGGTCGGCATCGGCATCGGGGCCGAGCAAGACGTGACCAAACGTCGTTACGGCCGGGTTGTGATCATGACCGACGCCGACGTCGACGGTTCGCACATTCGCACGCTGCTGCTGACGTTCTTCTATCGCCAGATGTACGACCTGGTTGCCCGCGGCCACGTGTACGTCGCCCAGCCGCCACTGTTCCGGGTGCGGAAGGGGAAGAAGACCACGTACGTGCAGACCGAAGAAGAAATGAAAACCCAACTGCTCGACCTCGGTCTCGGCGATTCGGTGTTCGATCCCGGCGATGGTCGCATGATCGATGGTGAGAACATGAGCAAGCTGGTCCGCACGCTGGCCGCGCTGGAAGATGCCATCCTCGCCCTCGAACGGCGAGGCATCGGCCTGAAGCTGCACGCAGTACGGCAAGATCCCGTGAGCGGCAAGCTGCCAGTGTTCCACGTGCTGCTCGGTTCGGCCGAACATTGGTTCAAGGATCGCGACGAGCTCGACGAGTTCGTCAAGCAGCAGGAAGAATCGACCGAAGGCGAGCTCGTGATCGACTCCGGCACAGCGGGACTGCAAATCGACAACAACGAAAACGGGGAGGCCAGCGAATCGCCCGAAGTGCCAGTGACGCGACTGCGAATCATCGAACTGCACGAGGTGCGAACCATCAACACGTTGCTGGGCGATCTGCGAGAGATGGGTTTCGAGATCGATGCGTTGATTCCTCAGGAGCGGACCGGCGAAGAAGGTTCGCGTTACACGCTCCGTCGGGGCGACAACGAAACCGGCCTGGAAGACCTCCGCGGCCTGCCAGGAGCCATTCGCTCGGCGGGTGAAAAAGGGTTGCAGATCACCCGCTTTAAGGGGCTGGGCGAAATGAACGCCGAGGAACTTCGCGAAACCACGCTCGACCCCGGTAACCGCACGCTGATGCAGGTTCGCATGGAAGATGCCGGGGCGGCCGACGATTTGTTCCGCGTGTTGATGGGCGACCAGGTGGAGCCCCGCCGGGAGTTCATCCAGAAGCACGCGCTCGACGTCAGGAATCTTGACGTCTAA
- a CDS encoding prepilin-type N-terminal cleavage/methylation domain-containing protein, with amino-acid sequence MRKPSGFTLVELLVVIAIIGVLVALLLPAIQSARGSARRTQCANNMRQLGLAIHQYAETHDGRFPLMAYHNADQSNSAEEAKSWIATLAPYTENVDELRLCSEDVSRLEKLEDTATSYAMNGYLREPKQVDTTGLPPVLAQAVRQSNEGLMSSLYDLRQTHDTLLMVEGVAARLSMHYDHVHSYAWFTEVNLANRGAPHFAILSEVEKEIALDRHGGKVANYLYADGHVQVISQQQIAEWCAEGTNFALPR; translated from the coding sequence ATGCGCAAGCCATCTGGCTTCACGCTCGTGGAGTTGTTGGTTGTGATTGCGATCATTGGTGTCTTGGTAGCACTGCTGTTGCCGGCGATTCAGTCGGCCCGCGGTAGTGCCCGGCGCACCCAATGCGCAAACAACATGCGGCAGTTAGGGTTGGCCATTCATCAGTACGCCGAGACGCACGACGGTCGGTTTCCGCTGATGGCTTACCACAATGCCGATCAAAGCAACTCGGCCGAGGAAGCCAAGTCTTGGATCGCGACCTTGGCGCCTTATACGGAAAACGTCGATGAATTGCGGTTATGCTCCGAGGATGTGTCTCGCCTGGAGAAACTCGAAGACACCGCGACCAGTTACGCCATGAATGGCTACCTGCGCGAACCAAAGCAGGTCGATACTACCGGTCTACCGCCGGTGCTAGCGCAAGCGGTTCGCCAGTCGAACGAGGGGCTGATGAGCAGTCTCTACGATCTGCGACAGACGCACGACACGTTGTTGATGGTCGAAGGAGTCGCCGCGCGGCTCAGTATGCACTACGACCACGTGCATTCGTATGCCTGGTTCACGGAGGTGAATCTCGCGAATCGTGGGGCCCCTCACTTTGCCATTCTCTCGGAAGTCGAGAAGGAGATCGCGCTCGACCGCCATGGAGGAAAGGTCGCCAATTACCTGTACGCCGATGGGCATGTGCAGGTGATTTCGCAACAACAAATTGCTGAGTGGTGTGCCGAAGGCACCAACTTCGCCTTGCCTCGCTAG
- a CDS encoding sensor histidine kinase: MRLPIRYQFMVPLIVVALASLAAISAYYARRATIDTRTRVEEQLQGVAAVLAGSGFPLTDAVLHDMSHLAGAEFVLVNSRGLPVASSHEEEVGNVDSLSGKPVAKHAEEVSLGEVVELNGVFYYLASLQMADRRGGDSTQVLHMLFPQGDFNTAWRAVFLPPLLVGMATVLAVVLTTQFIAARINRVLGQLGTEVERLADGDFSPVEVPEVKDETQDLAIAVNRTAQRLVDYEAETRRTEQMRTLGILGSGLAHEMRNAATGCRMAVELHREVCQSEGDDDSLQMAMQQLQLMERQLQKYLRLGKRSDREQKSLVDLRELVGDLIGLVRSSAKHAGIDLVWQPPADPTQAMADPEQLSQAVMNLVLNAMDAARQRSATTGTNGYVRVELTRDSACPHVKLVVSDSGDGPPDRLSESLFEPFVSDKPEGVGLGLAVTRDIAENCGGSLTWHRVDNETQFVMSIPLSNEAADHA; the protein is encoded by the coding sequence TTGCGTCTGCCCATTCGTTATCAGTTCATGGTGCCGTTGATCGTGGTGGCCCTCGCCAGTTTGGCCGCCATCTCGGCCTACTATGCACGTCGGGCGACGATCGACACCCGCACTCGCGTCGAGGAGCAACTGCAAGGCGTGGCCGCGGTGCTGGCAGGCAGTGGCTTCCCCCTGACCGACGCGGTGCTGCACGACATGAGCCATTTGGCCGGAGCCGAGTTTGTACTCGTGAACTCCCGCGGGCTGCCAGTGGCTTCGAGCCATGAAGAGGAAGTGGGCAATGTCGACTCGCTCAGCGGCAAGCCAGTTGCCAAGCATGCCGAAGAGGTTTCGCTCGGAGAAGTGGTCGAACTCAATGGCGTGTTCTACTACCTGGCGAGTTTGCAGATGGCCGACCGTCGGGGTGGCGATTCCACTCAGGTGCTCCACATGCTGTTTCCACAGGGCGACTTCAATACTGCCTGGCGGGCGGTGTTTCTGCCGCCGCTGTTGGTCGGTATGGCCACCGTGCTGGCGGTGGTACTCACCACGCAGTTCATTGCGGCCCGCATCAATCGCGTGCTCGGCCAACTCGGTACCGAGGTCGAGCGACTAGCCGATGGGGATTTCTCGCCAGTGGAAGTGCCGGAGGTCAAAGACGAAACTCAGGACCTGGCCATTGCCGTGAATCGCACCGCCCAGCGGCTGGTCGACTACGAAGCCGAAACCCGTCGCACCGAGCAAATGCGAACGCTTGGGATCTTGGGTTCGGGCCTCGCCCACGAGATGCGTAACGCGGCAACCGGTTGTCGCATGGCAGTGGAACTACACCGCGAGGTTTGCCAGAGCGAAGGGGACGACGACAGCCTGCAGATGGCCATGCAGCAACTCCAACTCATGGAGCGTCAATTACAGAAGTATTTACGACTCGGCAAGCGGTCGGATCGCGAACAAAAGTCGCTCGTAGATCTCCGCGAGTTGGTTGGCGACCTGATTGGGTTGGTTCGCTCGTCGGCCAAGCACGCTGGGATCGATCTCGTTTGGCAGCCACCCGCCGACCCCACGCAGGCGATGGCCGACCCCGAACAGCTCAGCCAGGCGGTGATGAATCTGGTGCTCAACGCGATGGATGCCGCTCGGCAACGTTCCGCTACCACTGGAACCAATGGTTACGTTCGGGTTGAACTTACTAGGGATTCTGCGTGTCCCCATGTAAAACTAGTAGTCTCTGATTCGGGCGACGGGCCACCCGATCGGTTGTCCGAATCGCTATTTGAGCCTTTTGTCTCCGATAAGCCGGAAGGAGTCGGTCTCGGGCTAGCGGTTACCCGCGATATCGCAGAGAATTGCGGAGGGAGTCTTACATGGCATCGCGTTGACAATGAGACTCAATTCGTGATGAGCATCCCCCTAAGTAATGAAGCGGCCGACCATGCCTAG
- a CDS encoding sigma-54-dependent transcriptional regulator: protein MPSILIVDDEQSICWGIAKLARQIGCEVGTAASAEEGLKLAAESPYDLVVLDVRLPGMDGLTAFEQFRKTLGQVPIIIITAFGDIDTAVRAVRSGAFEYLVKPFDLASIRSAIQRALEYTPPAEVPAAEAVPSSPDKLIGQTPIMQELFKQIALVAATDTSVVLQGESGVGKEVVARAIHRHSIASDQPFVAVNIAALSPSLAESELFGHTAGAFTGASRARDGLLVQANGGTLFLDEVADIPLPLQVKLLRAVEEGEVLPVGADQPVQTRFRIIGASHQSLKQCVQSGTFRHDLYFRLAAFEITIPPLRERANDIPLLAQHFAARRPHAPQTFSDPAIVELRRRPWHGNVRELRNAVEHAQVVCRSGVITPEHLPTPHPALGDDTVTTADVQTQLAELLFRRAEELLNDPEATGNVHSLLLSEVERPLLLRAMNHYANEYAPAARALGLHRTTLKKKLDDYEVSES, encoded by the coding sequence ATGCCTAGTATCCTGATAGTCGACGACGAACAAAGCATTTGCTGGGGAATCGCTAAGCTCGCCCGCCAGATCGGCTGCGAAGTCGGTACTGCTGCGTCGGCCGAAGAAGGGCTGAAACTGGCTGCCGAGTCGCCTTACGACTTGGTGGTGCTCGACGTCCGCCTGCCCGGGATGGACGGACTGACCGCCTTCGAGCAATTTCGCAAAACGCTCGGGCAGGTCCCGATCATCATCATCACCGCGTTCGGCGACATCGATACCGCGGTTCGGGCGGTTCGGAGCGGGGCGTTTGAGTATCTGGTGAAGCCTTTCGACCTGGCGTCGATTCGCTCGGCCATCCAGCGGGCGCTCGAGTACACCCCGCCAGCCGAGGTCCCTGCGGCCGAAGCAGTGCCATCGAGCCCCGATAAGCTCATCGGGCAAACTCCCATCATGCAGGAACTGTTCAAGCAGATCGCACTGGTCGCGGCAACCGATACCAGTGTGGTACTGCAAGGCGAGAGCGGTGTCGGCAAGGAAGTCGTCGCGCGGGCTATCCATCGCCATAGCATTGCTTCCGACCAACCCTTTGTCGCTGTGAACATTGCTGCGCTAAGCCCATCGTTGGCCGAATCGGAACTGTTCGGGCACACCGCCGGGGCGTTTACCGGAGCCAGCCGCGCCCGCGATGGTCTGTTGGTACAAGCCAACGGCGGCACGCTGTTCCTCGACGAAGTGGCCGACATTCCGTTGCCACTGCAGGTCAAATTGTTACGAGCGGTCGAAGAGGGCGAAGTGTTGCCGGTGGGTGCCGATCAACCAGTGCAAACCCGGTTCCGCATCATCGGTGCGTCGCATCAGTCGCTCAAACAGTGCGTGCAATCGGGAACGTTTCGTCACGACTTGTATTTCCGGTTAGCCGCGTTCGAAATCACCATTCCACCACTTCGCGAGCGGGCGAACGATATTCCGCTCCTCGCGCAGCACTTTGCAGCACGCCGACCTCATGCCCCGCAGACCTTCAGCGACCCTGCCATCGTGGAGCTCCGTCGCCGACCTTGGCATGGCAATGTTCGCGAACTGCGGAATGCGGTGGAGCACGCCCAGGTGGTATGCCGGTCGGGGGTGATCACGCCTGAGCATCTCCCCACCCCGCACCCTGCTCTGGGCGACGACACGGTGACCACAGCAGATGTGCAAACCCAGTTGGCCGAGTTGTTGTTCCGCCGGGCTGAGGAACTGCTGAACGACCCCGAAGCCACCGGCAACGTGCACAGCCTGCTACTCAGCGAAGTCGAACGCCCGCTCTTGCTGCGAGCGATGAACCATTACGCCAACGAATACGCCCCCGCCGCCCGGGCGCTCGGGCTGCATCGCACCACGCTCAAAAAGAAGCTGGACGATTACGAAGTAAGCGAGTCGTAA
- a CDS encoding SRPBCC domain-containing protein — MAADTQSDAQVSGCEMIITRTFDAPRELVWSVLTDPKHIGEWWGPEGFTTTTERYELRVGGTWKHMMHGPDGTDYPNKSVFTEVVAPERLAYKHAGGDEESGGVSFTSQITLEKLSESQTKVTLRNTFPSPEEVQRVIEQYGALEGGQQSLARWAAFTEPRATRTIVITRVFDALRPLVWSAFTRPEHITQWWGPRGFDTTVTEYDFRVGGTCKYVMTGPDGAQYPVKGQVLELERGEKLVMTDEFDEGFDAGGADLPTGIITSFLFDDLGEQTRLTMLIEHDSVESREQHAKMGVTEGWGSSFDCMDDHLQLLTGTDPYALSLKVLSDTEVELTRRFDAPRELVFQALTSAEHLQRWWGCREFECTTCEVDFRVGGQWRIVQRAPDGTEHPFCGEYLEIDSPNRYANTFIYDVDFIRDHPSIETITLTETDGQTLLVNHIKYDSVESRDGHMGSGMESGATESMDRLGELLLVMDK; from the coding sequence GTGGCTGCTGATACGCAAAGCGATGCACAGGTTTCGGGATGCGAGATGATCATCACCCGCACGTTCGATGCGCCGCGGGAGCTGGTGTGGTCGGTGCTGACCGATCCCAAACACATCGGCGAGTGGTGGGGTCCCGAGGGGTTCACGACCACCACCGAGCGGTACGAGCTTCGCGTGGGTGGCACTTGGAAGCACATGATGCACGGGCCGGATGGCACCGACTATCCGAACAAGAGTGTCTTCACCGAAGTGGTTGCTCCCGAGCGACTGGCTTACAAGCATGCGGGCGGTGATGAAGAATCGGGCGGGGTGTCGTTCACTTCGCAGATCACGCTTGAGAAGCTGAGCGAATCGCAAACCAAAGTCACCCTCCGCAACACGTTCCCCTCGCCTGAAGAAGTGCAGCGTGTGATCGAGCAGTACGGCGCGCTCGAGGGTGGTCAGCAATCGCTCGCTCGCTGGGCGGCATTTACCGAACCGCGGGCGACGCGCACCATTGTGATTACGCGAGTGTTCGACGCTCTTCGGCCGCTGGTCTGGAGTGCGTTCACCCGGCCCGAGCATATTACCCAATGGTGGGGCCCGCGTGGATTCGACACCACGGTGACCGAGTACGATTTTCGCGTCGGCGGAACCTGCAAGTACGTGATGACTGGCCCCGATGGCGCCCAGTATCCGGTGAAAGGTCAGGTGCTCGAACTCGAGCGGGGCGAGAAACTGGTGATGACCGATGAGTTCGACGAGGGCTTCGACGCCGGTGGAGCCGACTTGCCAACTGGCATCATCACCTCGTTTCTGTTCGACGATCTCGGCGAGCAAACACGACTCACGATGTTGATCGAGCACGACTCGGTCGAAAGTCGCGAGCAGCATGCGAAGATGGGAGTTACCGAGGGATGGGGATCGAGCTTCGATTGCATGGACGATCACCTGCAGTTGCTCACTGGTACCGATCCCTATGCACTGAGTTTGAAGGTGTTATCGGATACCGAAGTGGAGCTGACCCGACGGTTCGATGCCCCTCGAGAATTGGTGTTCCAGGCGCTCACTTCAGCGGAACATCTACAGCGATGGTGGGGCTGCCGAGAGTTCGAGTGCACCACGTGCGAGGTTGACTTCCGCGTCGGGGGGCAATGGCGGATCGTGCAACGCGCGCCCGACGGCACCGAGCATCCCTTTTGCGGTGAGTACTTGGAGATCGACTCGCCGAATCGTTACGCGAATACGTTCATCTACGATGTCGACTTCATTCGCGATCATCCCTCGATCGAAACGATCACGCTCACCGAAACCGATGGCCAGACCCTGTTGGTGAACCACATCAAGTACGACTCGGTCGAATCTCGCGATGGTCACATGGGTTCGGGCATGGAGTCGGGCGCGACCGAATCGATGGATCGTCTCGGCGAATTGCTACTGGTGATGGACAAGTAG
- a CDS encoding ArsR/SmtB family transcription factor, translating into MVTDSLSSTFSALADPTRREILLHLASGEATVNELAEPFELSLPAISKHLKVLERAGLIERTRDAQRRPCKLDPAPLKVASDWIAQYRQMWEDRFDRLDDYLQELQKAKQPPRKKK; encoded by the coding sequence GTGGTCACTGATTCCCTTAGCTCAACGTTTTCTGCTCTGGCCGATCCCACCCGGCGCGAGATTCTGCTGCATTTAGCGAGCGGAGAAGCGACGGTAAACGAGCTGGCCGAGCCGTTCGAACTCAGTTTGCCAGCGATTTCGAAGCACCTGAAGGTGCTGGAGCGGGCGGGTTTGATCGAGCGTACCCGCGACGCCCAACGGCGGCCGTGCAAGCTCGATCCCGCGCCGCTGAAGGTCGCATCGGACTGGATCGCCCAGTATCGGCAGATGTGGGAGGACCGCTTCGACCGCCTGGACGACTACTTGCAGGAACTGCAAAAAGCAAAACAACCGCCACGCAAGAAGAAGTAG